In Bacteroidota bacterium, the genomic stretch GCTGGCATCCAATGTGCATCTTTTCCATCCCACTTTACATTGCAACCAATAGGGTTTGTAATCGGGTTACTAATTACTTTACCTTCTACTAATTCAGTCAAAACCTGATCTAAGTCAAATACCTTGGCTTTGGTATAATCCCTGGGAAAATCAATTGCTCGTCCGGTGTAAACAAGTTTCCTTTCTTGATCAAATACATAAAAGTGAGGAGTACGTAATGCACCATATGCCTTGGCTATTTCTTGTGTTTCATCATATAAATACGTCCAAGGGAATTTGAACGCTTGCATGCGTGCTTTCATATGATCAAAGTCATCTTCAATGTAGGTGTTTTTACTATTTGAATTAATAGCCACGAATTCAACTCCATTAGAACGGAATTTTTCTGCAGTATTTCGGGTTGATTCATCTGAGCCAATCACATAAGGACAATGATTGCAGGTAAAAAAAACAACCAAGATATCTGAACGATCAAAATCAGCTAATTGATAGGTTTGTCCACCTGTCGAAAGCAAATTGAAATCAGGTGCTTTGCTTCCTATTTGTAATGTAAAAGTCATTTATTTTATATTAGTTTATCCGAATAATCATGTAAAATTAGGCAAAATATTGCAGGTGTATTTCAAGCCAAGAACAGATATCTTATATTCATATTTAATTTAAAAAATGTGTTTATGATGTTTAAATACTCCTTATCTTTGTTATGATAAAGCTAATAAAATGCGATTATTAGGTTTCAAACAGCATTTTATTAAAGTCTTTTCGTATCGATTTCACTTAATATTGCAATATGAACATCTACGTAGGTAACTTAAATTACAATGTTACAGAAGAAGAATTACAAGAAGTCTTCTCAGAATTTGGAAGTGTAGCTTCTGTTAAAATTATCAAAGATCAACATACCGGCCGTGCAAAAGGATTTGCATTTATTGGTATGGATCAGGAAGAAGATGGTAAAAATGCCATCGAAAAATTAAATCAAACTGAAATTTTCGGTCGTACTATTAAAGTTAGTCAGGCTAAAGATGGTGGAGGAAAAAGAGACAATTCCTTCAACAAGCCACAAAACAGATATGGCGACACCGATTTATAGGTAAATTTTTCTTCTCAGATTATTCTATTCAATAGTAGTTCTTATTGAATAAACAGTGTTTTGATGCTTTCCTGAAGTCCATCATTGTATTTATTCTTTTGTTTTTCAGGGCAATCAAATCGAAAAAGAATGAATTCATTCTCGGATAGTTTAGTGCAAAAAACACATGTATATGTTTTCTTATTGCTAAACTCCTGAACGCCAACCTTCTTGTTTCTATTTATCAATATTTTTCTTTCCTTGACTGCTAATAAGTCATGTAAATCTTCAAATTCTCTTGATAAGGTATTGGTAACAGTTAATACATCGGATGTAGATTGAAAGTCGAATACATAAGCCTTCATGGATGCTGCATTATTTTTCGTAGACCAGCTTTTCTCTAATTTAGCAAATTCAAGATGATCATTGCTATCTACAGTCTGTTTTTCAATAAACTCCTGTTGAATAAGCACTTTAACCTTATTTTCTAAAAATATATACTTGACAAATTTTTGCCCAAAAGAATTTAATGATATTATTACCATTGCCACAAATACCAATAAACTTATTGATTTACTCTTCATAAATAGCGTTGATTTGGTAATAATAAGATACAAAAAAAAGGCAAATAAGAACTACTTATTTGCCTTCCCTTGCTATTAAAGATTGAAAACAGTGATGAAACTTGATGCAAATATATTAGATTTTTGCAATTATCAAAACTTTTTGAAATAATGATATTAAATCTAAATTACGAATGAATTCATACATTATATTCTTAATTAGTGGAAATAATCAGCAATCTGATTTTAAGTTTTTCATTTTCAATTATTTCAAACTTACTTATCTAATTATTTAAATATTTAACAATAGTTCTTCAGTATCAAATTATCCGCAAAACATGCTAACTAACATATATGTGGATTACTTTTAAAATTACACATTATAGAATTAATAGATTTGCAGAGAATAAAAAAAGTCACAGGCTCAATAGGACATGAACCTGTGACAGAAATGGTAGAAATGAAAAGAATCTGTACTTATATCCTTTTCATTCAATAAAAGTTACCTACGACCTTCAATGCATTTGATTTTCAAATACTTACAAACAGTATTTATTTTTTAAAATCGAAAAGTCAGTAAGAATTTTACCGACTTTTCGATTTTTCAATGCATTTATGCCCAGTAGATTAAATTGATATTTGTTCTATTAGTTAAGTCAGGATGCTTGGGTAGGACGCGCATTCCATAATTGAATTTTCCCGATTTTTGGGCTACATAGTTAATCGAATAGGTCAACACATCTTCCTTCTCAGCAACTAATTGCATTTCAAAAACAGAAAAGTATTCATCATAAATTTCCAACTTGTCTCCATAAACAATGGAATCGTGAGATGAATCTTTAATGATAATTAACTGCGCACTGATTTCTTCTTTGGTTAATTTACCTTTATGCACTTCAATGCTAGCCGAAACTACATCATTCACATTAAGCACATCCCCATTTCCACCTTTTAAGTTGATGGTGTTAATATGAATGCTGGCAAAACGATTACGAATTGATGAAAGCCATTCAGAAAAGGACTTTGCTTTTTCAAAGGAGTTGTCTGATAGCAAAGCATAGCGGCTTGCTGTTGGTAAATACATATCTCTGAAATAGTCATTCAACATGCGATGTGTATTAAATCCACCTAATATCGTAATCATCGATCGTTTCATTTTTTCAACCCATTGAACGGGTACTCCTCTGTTATTTCGATTGTAATAAGAAGCAACTATTTCATTCTCCAGTATATCATAAAAAGATTCACTGTCAAATATGTTTTGTGTATCTGTATTTTTATATTGTTTTTGCTCTCCTATTGCCCAGCCATTGGTTGAATCATAGGCTTCATCCCACCAGCCATCTAAAATGCTGCAATTGATTACTCCATTGATTCCTGCCTTCATGCCACTGGTTCCCGATGCTTCATTAGGCCGTATGGGATTGTTTAGCCATACATCCACTCCTGATACCAATTTTCGAGCAAGTTTAATATTGTAATCCTCCAAAAATATAATTTTACCTAAAAATTCAGGCATTTTTGAAATGGCCACAATCTCCTTAATTAATCGAGCTCCTTCCAAATCATCAGGATGTGCTTTACCAGCGAAAACCAACTGAACAGGATATTCAGGATTTAAAAGAATTTTCTTCAATCGATCAAAATCCTTGAATAATAAAGTCGCCCTTTTATATGTGGCAAATCTTCGTGCAAAACCAATGGTCAGTGGAGTGGGATCCAAATTCTTTAAAAACAGTTCCAATTTTGCAGGTTCTTCTCCTTCCCTTGTCCAGTTTAAAGTAACTTTTTCTTTCACATAACTAAAGAAACGTTCTTTACTGGTGTTGTGAGCATGCCAGATATCCTTCTCTGGAATTTTATTAATCTTCTCCCAAAAGTCTTTGTTAAGTTGTCCTTTCTGATAATCAATCGATTGATACTTATCAAATAAATCGCGCATTTCGGATGACAGCCACGTACTCAAATGAATTCCATTTGTAATATGGCTAATAGGTACTTCCTCTTGCAAAAAGCCGGGCCAAAGTTTAGACCACATTTTACGTGAAACAACTCCATGTAATTTGCTTACACCATTTCTCTTGAATGTATTGGTTAAAGCAAGAATTGTCATTTCATATTCAGCTTTTGAATTAGCATTTCGTCCGGAAATATCATTGAAATTTTTCCAGCTTAAACCATTTGCTTCAACATAACTTC encodes the following:
- a CDS encoding thioredoxin family protein yields the protein MTFTLQIGSKAPDFNLLSTGGQTYQLADFDRSDILVVFFTCNHCPYVIGSDESTRNTAEKFRSNGVEFVAINSNSKNTYIEDDFDHMKARMQAFKFPWTYLYDETQEIAKAYGALRTPHFYVFDQERKLVYTGRAIDFPRDYTKAKVFDLDQVLTELVEGKVISNPITNPIGCNVKWDGKDAHWMPA
- a CDS encoding RNA-binding protein → MNIYVGNLNYNVTEEELQEVFSEFGSVASVKIIKDQHTGRAKGFAFIGMDQEEDGKNAIEKLNQTEIFGRTIKVSQAKDGGGKRDNSFNKPQNRYGDTDL